The sequence CCTGTTTGCTCCGGGGGATATTAACCTCACAACGTGATAGAaaccttgaaaaaaaaaaagaataattcTGCTTGCCAGCTTTCAATTACTTTAACGAGTCAAAAGTTGAGTTGGCTATCAGGAGTAGGCAGTTCTAATTGAATCAGTCGTTGAACACTTTAGAACAGGCTCGCTTCTTTCTTacgtttctttttgtctGTCCTttaattattattgttcagAGGAAGATCGAGCTGTTTCTATTATTAGCTTTCATCTCTTccgttttatttttatcagaAATCTgaagtaaatttttttctttctttctgcGGCTTGGCATTCATCACCCGGTGATGCTGCGCCGTTAAGAGAGCCCAATAATGATAAGACGATTTCTGCATTTAATATACGACTGAGACAGACTTCGTCACCGTGGAAGTATTTTTTGCGAACGTGGAAGTATTTCACCCACGTATGGCAGGCAAGAACGCATTTTCAATAACGTTATTTCCACGGAAAAATGTGATTAGTGTAGTAGGTTAGGAACGGGAGATAACTCGGCCGCTTGGTTTGAATTTGTTTCCCTTcgattttgttttcattgCTTGAGTAAAAGAAGCTAAGCTAACATCTGCCTTATTCTTCTCAGCCTTTtcgtatatatatatatatatatatatatattagGACCCAGAGAACAAGGTATCATATATTAATTGTCTTGCCAACTATGTAATTTGGCTGTTACGGAAGACCCACATCAGGCGGCAGAAATGGTTTTAGTTAAGCAGGTAAGACTCGGTAACTCAGGTCTTAAGATATCACCGATAGTGATAGGATGTATGTCATACGGGTCCAAGAAATGGGCGGACTGGGTCATAGAGGACAAGACccaaattttcaagattatGAAGCATTGTTACGATAAAGGTCTTCGTACTTTTGACACAGCagatttttattctaaTGGTTTGAGTGAAAGAATAATTAAGGAGTTTCTGGAGTACTACAGTATAAAGAGAGAAACGGTGGTGATTATGACCAAAATTTACTTCCCAGTTGATGAAACGCTTGATTTGCATCATAACTTCACTTTaaatgaatttgaagaattggaCTTGTCCAACCAGCGGGGTTTATCCAGAAAGCATATAATTGCTGGTGTCGAGAACTCTGTGAAAAGACTGGGCACATATATAGACCTTTTACAAATTCACAGATTAGATCATGAAACGCCAATGAAAGAGATCATGAAGGCATTGAATGATGTTGTTGAAGCGGGCCACGTTAGATACATTGGGGCTTCGAGTATGTTGGCAACTGAATTTGCAGAACTGCAGTTCACAGCCGATAAATATGGCTGGTTTCAGTTCATTTCTTCGCAGTCTTACTACAATTTGCTCTATCGTGAAGATGAACGCGAATTGATTCCTTTTGCCAAAAGACACAATATTGGTTTACTTCCATGGTCTCCTAACGCACGAGGCATGTTGACTCGTCCTCTGAACCAAAGCACGGACAGGATTAAGAGTGATCCAACTTTCAAGTCGTTACATTTGGATAATCtcgaagaagaacaaaaggaaattaTAAATCGTGTGGAAAAGGTGTCGAAGGACAAAAAAGTCTCGATGGCTATGCTCTCCATTGC is a genomic window of Saccharomyces cerevisiae S288C chromosome XVI, complete sequence containing:
- a CDS encoding aldo-keto reductase superfamily protein (Putative aryl alcohol dehydrogenase; localizes to cytosol; transcription is activated by paralogous transcription factors Yrm1p and Yrr1p along with genes involved in multidrug resistance), whose protein sequence is MVLVKQVRLGNSGLKISPIVIGCMSYGSKKWADWVIEDKTQIFKIMKHCYDKGLRTFDTADFYSNGLSERIIKEFLEYYSIKRETVVIMTKIYFPVDETLDLHHNFTLNEFEELDLSNQRGLSRKHIIAGVENSVKRLGTYIDLLQIHRLDHETPMKEIMKALNDVVEAGHVRYIGASSMLATEFAELQFTADKYGWFQFISSQSYYNLLYREDERELIPFAKRHNIGLLPWSPNARGMLTRPLNQSTDRIKSDPTFKSLHLDNLEEEQKEIINRVEKVSKDKKVSMAMLSIAWVLHKGCHPIVGLNTTARVDEAIAALQVTLTEEEIKYLEEPYKPQRQRC